In Anaerolineae bacterium, the genomic stretch CGGCAGAATGGCGGGAAGCACGCCGTTGCTGACGTACCCGTCGTCCAGGGGGCGCAGGCGTTCGTACAGCCACAGCCGGCGGCGCTCCAGCTTCTCCGGGTCCAGCGGAGTGGACTTGGCGCGAGTGATGAGGCAGGCGACTTCATTGATATCCGTGCCGGTGGCGCGATAACCCCGTTCGATGGCGCAGGCGATGGTCGTGCCGCTCCCCATGAAGAGGTCGTTGACCACGGTGGGCCGGCGCGGGTCGGTGTAGCTATCCAGCAGTTTATCCACGATTTGGGGGATGAACTTGGCGGGATAGCGGTGGTAGCCATGGGTCAGCCGGCAGGTGTCGCGCGGCGTGCATTCCGCGAACGACCAGGCCGGGTCAGGCTGGAGGCCGGCGAACAGGTCCAGAATTTCCTCTGGGGACAGCAGGCGTTCTTTGAGTACGGTTGACGGCATCTTGTCATCCCATTCTCTCTGGTGGCGGCGACGCAGGGGAAATTTTACCATAACCGCCGGCGCCGGTCAAATCGGCCAAACCGGACATAACAACGCACGAGGGCGGAGCGAGTGGACTTTCTCCAGGAAACCAAGTATAATGAAAAGTGTGATGCAGTGGGCGAATGAGCTGTTGCGATACCTTCCAAGGAGAGATGGGCAATAGGGTGGAGCTATGGAGCCGATTATTGTGATCGGAGGTGGACTGGCCGGCGCGGAGGCGGCCTGGCAGATCGCTCAACGCGGCGTGCCGGTCATCTTGTACGAGATGCGGCCGGTCAAGATGACGCCGGCGCATCAGACCGATAAATTTGCCGAGCTGATCTGCAGTAACTCGCTGGGTTCCGACCTGCCGGATCGGGCGCCTGGCCTGCTGAAGGAGGAACTGCGCAAACTGGGGTCGCTGATACTGGCCTGTGCGGATGCGACGCGGGTGCCGGCCGGCGGCGCCCTGGCTGTGGGCCGGGAGGCCTTTGCCGAAGAGGTGACGCGGCGGATCTTGAGCCATCCGCTGATCGAGGTGCGCCGTGCGGAGGTGACCGAAATCCCTCGCCAGGGCATTGTGGTCATTGCCACCGGTCCGCTCACCTCTGAGCCGCTGGCAGAGGAGATACGCAAGCTCACAGGCGGCGAACATCTGTACTTTTACGATGCGATGGCGCCGATTGTGACCCTGGAATCCATCGACATGACCAAGGCATTCCGCGCCTCGCGCTACGGCCAAGGGGATGATGATTACATCAACTGCCCGATGACGGCGGAGGAATATTATCGCTTCGTGGATGCGCTGGTCAGCGCGGAGACCATCCCTTTGCATACCTTTGAGACCGAGGACCCGCGCTTTTTCGAAGCCTGCCTGCCCATCGAAGTGCTGGCAAAGCGGGGCAGGGATGCGCTGGCCTTTGGCCCGCTCAAGCCAGTGGGGTTGATTGATCCCCGCACGGGAGAGCGGCCGTTCGCCGTGGTGCAGTTGCGCCAGGATGACCTGGCCGGCACCCTGTACAACATGGTGGGGTTCCAGACCAACCTGCGCTGGAGCGAGCAGGACAGGGTGTTTCGCATGATACCCGGCCTGGAGCATGCGGAGTTTGTGCGTTACGGACAGATGCACCGCAACACGTTTATTGACGGGCCGCGGCTGTTAAAGCCCACCATGCAGTTGCGCTCTGACGAGCGGATTTTCTTCGCCGGCCAGATCACCGGCACAGAAGGATATGTCGGCTCCACCGCCAGCGGGTTTGTGGCGGGGGTGAACGCCAGCCGGCTGGCGCGCGGCAAGCCGCTGGTGGTGTTCCCGCCGACGACGATGATCGGGGCGCTGATGCATTACGTCAGCTCGCCGGCGGTGAAAGACTTTCAGCCGATGAAGGCCAACTTTGGGATTATGCCGGCGCTGGAGCGGATGCCGCGGGGCAAGCGGTCCCGGGCGCAGGCGTATGTCGAACGGGCGCGCCGCGACCTGCCGAGTTTGTCAGACATTGATTGACTTCGCGCCATTTCCCCTGTATAGTAAAGAGGGTGCCCAGGCCCATTTTCGTGTAGTCATAT encodes the following:
- the trmFO gene encoding FADH(2)-oxidizing methylenetetrahydrofolate--tRNA-(uracil(54)-C(5))-methyltransferase TrmFO — protein: MEPIIVIGGGLAGAEAAWQIAQRGVPVILYEMRPVKMTPAHQTDKFAELICSNSLGSDLPDRAPGLLKEELRKLGSLILACADATRVPAGGALAVGREAFAEEVTRRILSHPLIEVRRAEVTEIPRQGIVVIATGPLTSEPLAEEIRKLTGGEHLYFYDAMAPIVTLESIDMTKAFRASRYGQGDDDYINCPMTAEEYYRFVDALVSAETIPLHTFETEDPRFFEACLPIEVLAKRGRDALAFGPLKPVGLIDPRTGERPFAVVQLRQDDLAGTLYNMVGFQTNLRWSEQDRVFRMIPGLEHAEFVRYGQMHRNTFIDGPRLLKPTMQLRSDERIFFAGQITGTEGYVGSTASGFVAGVNASRLARGKPLVVFPPTTMIGALMHYVSSPAVKDFQPMKANFGIMPALERMPRGKRSRAQAYVERARRDLPSLSDID